The DNA sequence AACATCCAGTCattttactaaaaaagaaaaaacaaaaccaaaaacccaaacccaaaaagaaactttctgtgGGATTCTCTCAGAAGCCTGGACCGGGGGCGTTGAGGCcagtgggtgctggggcaggcagtGCCGTGCTCGAGCTGGCCATGCACAGTCCAGCTCGGCCggatgctgctgcccagcacgGCCCTGGTGCTGAGCCAGAGCTAACAAGTCCTGCGGGGGCATAGCCTGTACCAGCTCTATTGGAGGCATCTCAGCCTACGTCCTCAGGATGTACTTAAGGTCTTCTCTTACTGACTGAGCCTCTGGTATTGTAGTTGAATGGTGTTTTCAGGTTCTTTTAATGCAGTAAGATGTGTTTGTGGGTGCTTTAATTAGTAGATTGACATAAACAGGCATCTACGGCTGGAATTATTCATTAGGAGTTGGGTGCCTAATTTCCTTagatacttttgaaaatctcacCCCAtcatgtttaattaaaaatgtcagaTGATATCAATACTCAGATGTGTCTGCTGTTGGTCTCCCGAGAAGATTTCCAAAATCTACTTCTCATTCCATCTGTTCCTGACAGAGGAAGGACTGACTTGGCCCATTCTTGAACCAAAAcgtcaaaaaataattttaaaagactatAAACTGCAAATGATATTAATCTCCTGAGCAGGCTTCTGAAACCTTACTTGGATCTGCATGTTCCCAAGTATCTTGTAAGCTAAGAAATGGGAAAGCAGGCTATCTGCAAACATTAAAGTTGAGCACACTTATATGTAACTTGCATTAGACAACAATTTCCAGATTCACTAAGAAAACTACTTATCTTACAAGAAGGCCATGAAGCAGATCCTTtagaaatcactttttaaatcaTGCACACGCgcgcgcacgcacacacacgtaTGCACACAGACATCCAAAGACCCTCACAACATTCACTCTGACAGACATCCATAAGGACAAGCTCTTTAGCACAGAAATTTAGTTTAGTTGAGGTTTAGTTGAGAATTTGGGGGGTAAGGTAGaattcacaatatttttcctcaaaatttccTTCATCCTCCTACTCAAGTTTAGTTCCCTGGTAAGAAATAATGTCATTCCTCAGGTATGAcagatcagattttttttgtttgttttgggtaCTCAGCACCTCCTTTTTTCATAGAAGTGCCCCAGCTTTTCCAGATCTGCTAGTTCAGTAGCATCAGAATCTATGGACAAACTCAGTCCCCACCGTTCAAGTGTCTCAGCTCTCTCTTGGTAAATCTAGGGCAGTTTTATGATAAGAGACCTGATGCACTGCCACTAGGAATCAAGGAGCCTGCAAGGCTGGGCAATCTCTAATTTTTCTATGTGTGTTACTCTACCTTTCCTcctgttttgttgggtttttagtAGCACAAGTACTTTTATAAAgtgacagttaaaaataaaaacatcagatCAGTTCTCAGTCACATTGCAGGCCTACATTTTATCCCTCAGACATTTTAAAGTTCAGCTGTACTTACTCTGGGAACGGGGGACGTCTGGGTACCTTTCCTTTGGCCACTAGTCTCAGGCGTCAGGTCTCGGTGGTCTACCTGAATGTGGCTTTCTAGGTCTTCAGCACTTTCAAATTTGACACTACACTCGGGACACCTCAGACTGCCACACGGTCTCTCATTCACCTCCTGTGGAGTCAAGCCTGAAGACTGTCCGTTGGTGCTCCTGGTCATGCATCCAGCACACAGGCCATAGGGAAGGCCGTTCACATCCAACTTTACCAAGTCCTGCTTATTCCGGAACTCCTTCAAGCACAATGCACACTTGTAGAGTTTTTGCAAGGCCTGGCCGTTGGGCGACGAGGTTGCAGAGTTTCCTGCCAATTTCTGCATATGGAACGTCCCATGAATTTTCAGCTCAAGGGTAGAGGTGACCGTCTGCATGCAGACAACACAGCGAAACCCGGTGAGGGAGTTTCTGAGATCTGGATGCATCTGGCAGTGCTCGATAAATTCCTCCTCACTCTGCAGCGGCATTTTGCAGATCCGACACGTCCCTGTATCCAAACTCTTGCTGTGAGTGACTTTGTGCTCTGTCAGGGTCAGGAGTGATGGGAAGCGTTCCCCACAGATGGGGCACATGTAGTGCTTAGCTGGACCTCGATGGGTCTGCATGTGCTCTCTCAGGccattttctgagaaaaaggtCCTTGAGCAGATATTACACTTGTGGCTGCCTTTGAtgaattctgctttcttcctagAACAGTCATCCTCCCCAGGCCTGATGTTATGATCTCTCAAACGATGATTCTGCAAGAGGACCTCCATAGTGTAGGCAGCCCCACAAATGTCACAGCCATACATGGGCTCAGAAGCATCAACATCATCCTCACTGGCTTCATGACTGTTGGAAGTATCTGGATTCTTCATTAACATGTTCTGGATATCTGCTCCTTCTGTCTTCTTATTTGTTGGGGTCATGCCATTAGCTGTACCATTTTCAGCGCTAGCATCAAAAACACAATGTTTTTCCCGCAAGTGCTTCTCAAGCAAGATGATGGCATGAAAAGCTTTGCTACAAAACTTGCAGTTGTATTTTTTGCTGTGAGTTGTGATGTGGCACTGCAGTTCTACCTCTGTGCTAAAGGTCTCACCACAGAAGATGCATTTGTGAGACTTTGATGGATTTCCTAAGTGACTATGCTTCACATGGATCTGGAGATCCACCTCCTTCCTAAAATCCCAGTTACAGGCTGTGCAACGATACATCTTCTTTTCATTGCTGTGCTTGACTGCCAGATGCACTTGGATAGATACCTTGGAATCAAAAACTTCTTGGCAAAGGGTGCAGTGATACAACACAAAAGTATGCATGTCCAACAAATGCTTCTGCAAATCATCCACCGAAGAAAACTGTTTGTCGCAGCTCTCACATACATAATGAGTTGAAGTTGTCATGTAATGTACAGTGAGATGTTGCAGAAGAGACTCCTGGGAATCAAAGTCTTCTTTACACTGAGGGCAAGACTGTTTCCTCAACAGCAACTCCAAATGCAACTTTAAATGGGtttgaaaactttcaaaatttGAGAACTTTAGATCACACTGATTACATGGGTATTCACCATTAGACACTGAGTTTACACTAGCAGAAAGCCGTTGCCTTTTAGGGGAAGAGACTTCTACATCAGAAGAAACTGgactctgctctgcttttgacTTCTTATTGTGTGCCAGAGGAATGTTCTTGTGGTTTTCTTTAATATGCTTTGTAAGCTTCAGGATGGAGCCAAAAATGGGGGAGTTTGTGCAATAAGGGCATGAATAAACTTCCATAAAAGACTGCGTTGGCTGAATGACAGGGGAATCCAATTTTGAATTTCCTACATTGCAGTGAGTCTGCTGAATATGCTCAGTCAAGGTTGCTTCGGTCAGAAAGCCCATGGAGCACTGGTTACAGAAGAAAGCGTTGTTGCCATCTTGAGGGGTAGCGTTTGGGCCACAGTGAGTAATACGGATGTGTTCTTGTAAGCTATTGATATCTGCAAACATCTCCGGGCAGTAGTTACAGTGAAAGGCAGAAATGTTGCTAAACTGCATCATGGGATAGGCATGGTTTTTGTGCACCTTCCTCACATGTTCATTCAAGTTGTACAGTGTAGGCATGGAATCAAGGCAGATCTGGCACGTGTGGCTTTGCTGAGGTTTGTCTGCATGAATGGTCTTCAGGTGGATCTCCAGAACAGCAAGGCTGTTGAAGTCGCGCTTCGAGCAGTACGGGCAGCTGTAAGTAACTTTAGACCAGTTCTGGCCTTCCTCTCTGTCCACAgacctgattttcttttgtcctcTCAAAGGCTTTAAGGTCGAATCTGGGGTGGAACCTCTTTCCACCGACGCGCTGGAGTCGGGCGTTGCGCTGCTCATGGACGCCACGCTCCCCAAGACTGGGTCAGGGCTGATGCTGTGATTGCTGGAGTCAGGTTGTCTGTGGCTGTCCAAGTGGCAATAGACTTCCTCCACTGAAGAAAACTGCTCCGGGCACATAGGGCACTTGTGTTTTTTGTTGGCATGGGCTTGATGAATGTGTGAGAGCAGCGAGTTTTCGTCTGCAAATACTTCAGGGCAATGAATACACTGCAAATCTGCCTTCTCGGAAAGCTGTGGGTGGCGTGTCATTACGTGCTTCTCCAAATCTTCAGTCTGACTGAATGTCTCTTCACAGTAATCACACATAAAATCATCCTTCTTCACCTCTTTCTCAGTCTTTGCCATATGTTCCTTGTTCTTTTTATGAGCTTGCATGTGACTCTGCAATGAGCTGGTAGATGAAAACCCACGTTTACACACAGTACACTTGAACGGTTTGCTGGAGCTGTGGGTTTTCAGGTGAATTTTGAGGTGGTCGCTGCGAGAGAACGCAGCCTCGCATTCATGGCAATGGTACTTTTTATCCCCTGTGTGAAGCTTTATGTGGCGATCCCTACTTCTCTTGTGCTTAAAAAGCCGGCTACAGTAGGTGCATTTGAAAGGTAGTTTGTCACTGTGGATCTGCTCGTGCCTTTTAAGGTAGCTCAGGCGAATGAAGGACTTATCACAAAACTGACAGGGATATGGCAGGCCagtccccccttcctcctccccgaTGCCGAGATCACACCCATCTCCTATCATCTGAGTGGGTGATGCAACATCTTTGCTGGAGGGAGATGAAGCCACCCAGGAGAGTTGTGGGTCGTCATCACCATCTGTaatgggaaagcagaaaggagattaaaaacaaTTCCCAGTGCATCTGTGAAATAAGGACAAAGCTCTCAACAACACTATGGGCTTCTGCTACtatagcataaaaaaaaatcaactaaaaaaaaaaaatctctcttgaATTTCAAAGGAggtttgagaaagaaaaataaaaatatatttgtagacATAATTCACAAATATGCCAACATAcagtattaataaaaaacatttttctttagcagGTTTAACACCTGCTCACTGTACTGTAAAGCAATAAACaatgaataaagcaaaacacagtgtGCAATGAAGCAATACAAACATTTCGAAAAGCTACAGTGTTAAGTGATCACCTGTGATTTTGTGggtctttttaaatgctgcatcAAGATGATTGTAAGTAATGTCTCCATTACATAAAATCCTTCAGTTCTGTCTCAAAACCAACAGAACGAAAGGCTGCTCAAAAGCAGAGTTGAACATCTAGGTGAAATAAACGCATCAGATTTGAGACAGCTCAAGAAAATCAGAGGAGATCTGCACCATTACCACACTCATTTGTATGAAAGGTAATGTTGCCTGCTTGgtacaaacccaaacaaattaaaaaagcccaaaaaatcaccattggaGATCTCAAGACATAACAAAACAATCAACTTCAGGATAAACCAACAATGGCCCAGCCTCTGCTTTAATAACTATTTCCTTTGCTCAATATGAggctttggaaaatattttataatttgatATTACCATAAAGAAACACAGCACTAActccagcagcaaaacagtcattttaggaaaaatacataaaatgttgGCAGCTTTCATAAACAGAATTGTtaacaagaaacagaagagagcGATTTCAAATAACCTAATTCCAATAAATGCAGAGATGTTGAGTGAAGCAAAAATACCGCTAGTCCGATATAAAACTGAACCACagaatgaagcaaaaataaaattcatgtaAATGAGGGAAGGCGCTGACCACATATACATTTGGAGATTCAAAAAAGGGAACCGGTTCTCCAGATACGTTGTCcttataaaacatttaatgttCCTACTTCAGCTTTTACTAaaacaaaccaataaaaaaatccccaactgTGCGTGTAGGCTGCCACACGCGCACTCCTCGTGCCTGCCAACTACAGAGTCACCAGGCAGAGAAGAGCACATGTACGGCGGAGTAGCTCTCAAAGAAAGGCTCGGCTAATGAGGATATCACCACTGTAAGAGGCTAGCTCCTGTGGCACCGTTTCTTTGGCAAAGACCTTCCCTTTCatcctaggaaaaaaagagagcagagcTACCTTGGACAAACTAAACCAAATAATCACACACCAAACAACTTTTCCGGCACGACGGGGCTGCCTGTTTTCCGGGATGCGCGGCTCGCTCCCATCGCCCCACACTCCCCGGGGAGCTCTGCTCCCCCATTTAACTAAACCTTCTGCTCCAGAGCAACACCGGACACGGAGAACGCGCTTCCTCCCACTCCCGAAATGCACCCCGGCTCTCAGCAAGCACCCGCGCTTCTAAGATGCTCAAGATCTTTGTGCTCAACTAACTCCTCGGAGCCTGGCCGAGCCCGATCCTAAAACACAAGCGACGAGCCCCTGATTTTTACATAAACTTTTCTCAGGCTTCATTCCCCCGACCATGAACCGGTCTCTCTCTGCGGCTGCAACAAAGCCTCATGTTCCCAATTTAAGCCACCTCCaccgcccgccccgctgccggcgCAGCTTCGCTCTGCCCCCGGGGAGCCCCCGTCCCCCCGCCTGCCCCGTCCCCCCGTCTCTGCCGCCAGCCGCATCCGGGGCTCCGTCCCCACGGACCTGCGGCCACGGGCCGTcggagggaaggaggcagccGGCTGCCAGCGCCTGGATTAGGGGCCCTGGGGAGGTGCCGGTAGCTCAGGGCTGGCTAATTCCCTCCTCTCGCCAGCTGGGCTCCTCCAGGGGAAAGGAGACAAAGGGGAGCAAGAGGGGGATGCTGGGCCTGAACTAGGGCAGCACATGTTGCATTTGCTCCCGCTACTGCTGTctacggggcggggggaaagaagaaaagcaacaacaatGGGGAAAGAAGCACACCACCATTATGTTACTTACTGCTCGGGCTTACCGGCtgtgatttaaataatttaaaatgtccactttgcagaaattattagaaaaatatatgcattttaaatatcttccCTTTTGCAGCCAGACTACTTGTGCCTTGTGCTGGGCAGTGGCACGCAGAGGAAGGACTGCACCGGGGAGAACCCGGAGTACTTACAGCGGCTCCAGTGAATAAAGGTTCATTGTTCAGCTTTGAAACTGTAGATGCAATGGGCCAAATCCAGTGGTAACACAGGCGGGGCCGACTGCTTTAACTTCGTTACATCCATATGCGTTTATGCCAACCATTACGTTGGTCCACCATGCAAATTGAACAAATCTTTTAGAAGgtctctttttcctctgaaacgAACCGATCTACCTCAAAATGCACTCTAACATTCAAACGGGGCCAGttcccctccagctgctgctatTCAAACATATTGGGCTattcaaaaaacaaaatcaaagaaagcTGGTATTACTTTGTGAGTGATGCACAAAGACATTGCTGTGCTAATATAATTTGGattcaaaaaaattaacatttctcaGATTGAAAAGCTGGGtttgtaataaaaatggaagcatttaCATAGACAGTGGAAAGCAAAGATTCTCTCCTTTTGTTAGCTTGATTTAGACCTTTCACCGATTTTCATGTTTAACTTCTAGATTCTTTATATTGCACCGTTTTCTCATacttttacaatttaaaaagaatcagGAAACTTTAAGCCCCAGAAACAACCTACCTTGACTTCCTTACAAATAAGATACTAAATTACTAAAGgtctaaactgaaaaaattagGGAAAACTCATTATCATTAATCTCTTTatggaatgaaaaatagcccTGTTAATTTTAACTTGCCATATTAAATTGAAGAAAAGACCAATAATGAACTGAGAAGGAAATTCTAAGGTGTTTTACCAGAGTAATATTTTAGTGGGAAGATATATTTTAGATGTGGTGTGACATGTCTGGCAATGATGGTTAGAATAATAATTCTACATTAATGCAATCAAAGGAATGtagcagaatgagaaaaatcactttcaaaaaGGAGattaaagtcattaaaaatggCTAATCCTGCAAAGTGGGACTGTTCTAAAATAGAGAATCACATGGCTGGTGCAAGGCTTTTGTCATTTGCGCATAAGAGAATCAAAACAAGTATTAAAAGGGTAAGAAAATTcaataaaaagtttaattaggaaaaaaagagcattaagGAAGCTTCAGGACGTCAGTAGTCCTCAGGATATATGTGCAGGTCATGAAGCTTAAAGGGCCAAACTTCATAATCAATCTCAAAGTGGTACAGTAATTTAGCAACTTAATGTTCAGCACGTTTATGGGACTGCAAGCATTTATCATCATCACTGAGGAGCTAATTCCAGGCTCAATGCAttcaataaatgtatttttccttctaataaGAGCAATTTGGCCAAACTGTAGTATAAATCATACTTCATTCTCTGTTTATCTTCCAGATAACATGAGCCAAGTTCAGAAATACACTCACGAAgctaaaacaataaaatgaagtCTTAAAAAATGTGATCTCTCTTAGAAAGGAGAATTAAAACACATCACAGATTGCCAGGAGTAAGCGGCACTGCGTCTCAGCATACATTGATGACGttgatatatttattatttcagagtTATTTTGCTACCAGAGATAAAATCGACCAGACATAATTTCACAGCCCGTGCAAACACTTTGCCCATTTTCCTGCTCAAAGCTACCTGGAAACATTACGCTCCTGCCAGACTTTGGGCCGAGCCGCATTTGAAGGACTTGCAGAGAGACAGGCTTGCTCAGCTGCCCGGTCACTCGCGcggccccagccctggggtcaGCATTCGTGGGCAGGGGCTTCACAAACCAAGGCTACCCCCCAGctagctgctttttctcctaaGAACAAAAGGTATGCACAGAAAGCCCATTTGCTGGCCCAGACCTTGCCTAAACCCTCTTGTTTACCAATGTAGAGCATCACTGGGTTCCTCTCCAGTGAAAAATCTCCCTACTCTGTCTCCCCTACGTGTGGAGGGTTCAGGTGGCTCTTCCACAGGGCCTCCatctgtccccccccccgccactggCACGTCACAATGCAGCCAGCGTGGTGTGGGAGGACAGTTTATTCCAGCAGGTTTGGGTGCAAACAGCAACACTGACTGAGCACCACGGGGCTCAGAAGAAGCCACGCAACCTGCCCACACATCAACAAAATATCCGGGGTTTGGCCAAGGAGGCAACTTTGAGACTCCCCTCCTGAACCCAAAAGGCATCTCCATACAGGACAATTAACCAAGGAGGTTAGATTTGGAAGGTGCTCTTATTCTATCAAGTTTATTCCTCTAGCACAGAGCTAGTACACAAGAGAAATAGCTacattaacaaaaacaaaaaccaaaaatgaattGTTGAGGAAAGGATTGCTGTTTATGTTCAGACTCCTGGTTCTCTCCAAGCCTCTCCATGGCACATAAGTTAAAAATGGTCAACGCACTTAAATCACTTTAGGCTATTGAGATTTGATGGAATTCTAGCACCCAAAAAAGtaagtttcttttgaaaacaagctTGGCATCATAAGACACGCTTCTGAACTGTGTTTCAGTTCCTCATCTCCATAATAGAAAAAAGCCATCTGCTCCTTAGGGGCAAATTGTAGAGCTTACTACTGTATAGCTGTGAAACCCTAAGACATCCTCAGATGGAAGGCCTGATAGAAATACTATCAATTtcaataattattattatcacaGATGCTTAACTATGAGAATACAACACAGAGACTGACGACTGAGAAATCTTCAGTACTGGTTACAGCAAATTTTACCTTGCTGCACTATGCATTAAAGCCAAGGATAGATCATTACCGTGGATTACAGTAAGGACCTCACATAGCATACGCTGCTCATTTACGCTGCAGTGTTGGTGTGAAATAATGCAAATCAAGTTTACACAGCAAATAGTTTAAGTTTCAACATTTTCAGCGCACTGTGACAGCTTTTTACTTAAAGTTTTGTTGGAGGTTTAGCCCCATTTTCCTGCACATTTCCCGCACGGTTATaacaaagtaaataataaaaaatatcattaatatTCCAAACTCAGCTTTTTAGGCATATATTAGCTTCagtgaaggttttttttttgttgtgtcaCAGAAGGCAATAGTGGACTGCGAACGACCAGCTCTTGTGGCAATGAAAGCCTTTTTATGCTGACACCGCACCTATCTCAGAATGGTGGTGTAACTGCTGGGCTGTGACTGAAACCCAGCGTTACTGCGCACTCAAACACGCTTCACtaaacaatggaaaaaagatttctaCAACTTATTTATAATTATCCCTACAAAAATATCATGCAACTGTTCCCCAGAACTGGTCAACCCACGCTTAGCCAAGGCACTAAGGAGGGGCCCTGGGAAGTTCAGGCTGCCCTGAAGAACTCTATACGCAGCCTCAGACTTCAGCAACATCAGCTTCTTCacgtttttttaaaatgcatttattttaaggcactatgccatttttaaaatatatataaaaatatatataaaatgttcaAAGCAAACCTAAAATTGGATAAAAAACTAAGAGGTGCTAATGTAAGTGGCATCACAGGcagtgttttcattattatctgtgactggagaaaaatgcagttatacCTAATTATATGCTTATGTGGTAAGCATTTTTGGTGGACTAAATTACCAACAGTTAGTGACTCTTTTTCCAACTTCTCAGCTTTGCACTGCAATTCATTTTTAagtgaagtttttaaaaaagacagacagacgtCTGGCTCAATGGAAAGTATATATaatctaatttttcttctcatgcaGAGAGTAACTTGGTATTTAGAATACAAAATCAGCACAAGATGTAGTGCAGAATTTCAAACATTAAACTTGCTGGGATGTCTGCCGCAGATAAACTGTTACACGTAGACGGTTTAAACCTCGCTGTCTTTGTTTAAACCTTTCTATAGTGATCAAAGATACATCTAATTAGTCTTTTTCACACTGCAAGTTAAAAGTACACACAAAGATGTCTATTGAAGATTAGCTGATATACAGAAACTTGTTACGCCAGAGTAACGCATGCCTGAGCCCTTGTCTCCCATTCGCAGAGATATCAAGATTCAGTAATGAATAGGATGGTACATAATTCTATACAGATGATAAAatcagaaagttatttttaacattattttttcttatgtcaAACAGTCTGTATTTTGCTGGtaacaaaaaattaacatatCATTAAATAAGTTATTTCACACTTCAATAAATGGCATAATAAGGGGTGGAGGAGAAAGTTTTATGTTAGATCTAGGAATAAACTAAATGCTTTCAGAGTTGaatcactgtttttctttactccctttggaaaagcagcagatacTATATTCTGCTGTGCATCATGGACTTGGGACTGAAAACAGCTGCACTCTAATTACATGTAAAGTGTACCAAAACATTCCTTTTATCACAGACTGTAAATCTGTTAGCATCTGTCTCTCCTTTGTTTCTTCCACAAGATACAAGCttgtttctacatttttctcACCTGTAGCGGTGATTAAAATTCATTATAAATGAAAGGAGTGAACACTAAAACAAGTTCCTCTGTGTACAGTTCTAAACTCAAATTAGAAACAGCTGTTTGCTAATTCATGCAGTGATGTTTTGTCGTGCTCTGTGAATCAATAATAACTCACCCTATTTCTACCAAAA is a window from the Balearica regulorum gibbericeps isolate bBalReg1 chromosome 13, bBalReg1.pri, whole genome shotgun sequence genome containing:
- the ZNF423 gene encoding zinc finger protein 423 isoform X1 → MSRRKQAKPRSVKVEEGESSDFALTWDSSVTQSGGLGGELESEVKDSRALEERNSVTSQEERNEEDEDMEDESIYTCDNCQQDFDSLADLTEHRAHNCPGGCLFQTAAELYMDIASLEAADFSKLLYDGDDDPQLSWVASSPSSKDVASPTQMIGDGCDLGIGEEEGGTGLPYPCQFCDKSFIRLSYLKRHEQIHSDKLPFKCTYCSRLFKHKRSRDRHIKLHTGDKKYHCHECEAAFSRSDHLKIHLKTHSSSKPFKCTVCKRGFSSTSSLQSHMQAHKKNKEHMAKTEKEVKKDDFMCDYCEETFSQTEDLEKHVMTRHPQLSEKADLQCIHCPEVFADENSLLSHIHQAHANKKHKCPMCPEQFSSVEEVYCHLDSHRQPDSSNHSISPDPVLGSVASMSSATPDSSASVERGSTPDSTLKPLRGQKKIRSVDREEGQNWSKVTYSCPYCSKRDFNSLAVLEIHLKTIHADKPQQSHTCQICLDSMPTLYNLNEHVRKVHKNHAYPMMQFSNISAFHCNYCPEMFADINSLQEHIRITHCGPNATPQDGNNAFFCNQCSMGFLTEATLTEHIQQTHCNVGNSKLDSPVIQPTQSFMEVYSCPYCTNSPIFGSILKLTKHIKENHKNIPLAHNKKSKAEQSPVSSDVEVSSPKRQRLSASVNSVSNGEYPCNQCDLKFSNFESFQTHLKLHLELLLRKQSCPQCKEDFDSQESLLQHLTVHYMTTSTHYVCESCDKQFSSVDDLQKHLLDMHTFVLYHCTLCQEVFDSKVSIQVHLAVKHSNEKKMYRCTACNWDFRKEVDLQIHVKHSHLGNPSKSHKCIFCGETFSTEVELQCHITTHSKKYNCKFCSKAFHAIILLEKHLREKHCVFDASAENGTANGMTPTNKKTEGADIQNMLMKNPDTSNSHEASEDDVDASEPMYGCDICGAAYTMEVLLQNHRLRDHNIRPGEDDCSRKKAEFIKGSHKCNICSRTFFSENGLREHMQTHRGPAKHYMCPICGERFPSLLTLTEHKVTHSKSLDTGTCRICKMPLQSEEEFIEHCQMHPDLRNSLTGFRCVVCMQTVTSTLELKIHGTFHMQKLAGNSATSSPNGQALQKLYKCALCLKEFRNKQDLVKLDVNGLPYGLCAGCMTRSTNGQSSGLTPQEVNERPCGSLRCPECSVKFESAEDLESHIQVDHRDLTPETSGQRKGTQTSPVPRKKTYQCIKCQMTFENEREIQIHVANHMIEEGINHECKLCNQMFDSPAKLLCHLIEHSFEGMGGTFKCPVCFTVFVQANKLQQHIFAVHGQEDKIYDCSQCPQKFFFQTELQNHTLSQHAQ
- the ZNF423 gene encoding zinc finger protein 423 isoform X3, with the translated sequence MSRRKQAKPRSVKVEEGESSDFALTWDSSVTQSGGLGGELESEVKDSRALEERNSVTSQEERNEEDEDMEDESIYTCDNCQQDFDSLADLTEHRAHNCPGDGDDDPQLSWVASSPSSKDVASPTQMIGDGCDLGIGEEEGGTGLPYPCQFCDKSFIRLSYLKRHEQIHSDKLPFKCTYCSRLFKHKRSRDRHIKLHTGDKKYHCHECEAAFSRSDHLKIHLKTHSSSKPFKCTVCKRGFSSTSSLQSHMQAHKKNKEHMAKTEKEVKKDDFMCDYCEETFSQTEDLEKHVMTRHPQLSEKADLQCIHCPEVFADENSLLSHIHQAHANKKHKCPMCPEQFSSVEEVYCHLDSHRQPDSSNHSISPDPVLGSVASMSSATPDSSASVERGSTPDSTLKPLRGQKKIRSVDREEGQNWSKVTYSCPYCSKRDFNSLAVLEIHLKTIHADKPQQSHTCQICLDSMPTLYNLNEHVRKVHKNHAYPMMQFSNISAFHCNYCPEMFADINSLQEHIRITHCGPNATPQDGNNAFFCNQCSMGFLTEATLTEHIQQTHCNVGNSKLDSPVIQPTQSFMEVYSCPYCTNSPIFGSILKLTKHIKENHKNIPLAHNKKSKAEQSPVSSDVEVSSPKRQRLSASVNSVSNGEYPCNQCDLKFSNFESFQTHLKLHLELLLRKQSCPQCKEDFDSQESLLQHLTVHYMTTSTHYVCESCDKQFSSVDDLQKHLLDMHTFVLYHCTLCQEVFDSKVSIQVHLAVKHSNEKKMYRCTACNWDFRKEVDLQIHVKHSHLGNPSKSHKCIFCGETFSTEVELQCHITTHSKKYNCKFCSKAFHAIILLEKHLREKHCVFDASAENGTANGMTPTNKKTEGADIQNMLMKNPDTSNSHEASEDDVDASEPMYGCDICGAAYTMEVLLQNHRLRDHNIRPGEDDCSRKKAEFIKGSHKCNICSRTFFSENGLREHMQTHRGPAKHYMCPICGERFPSLLTLTEHKVTHSKSLDTGTCRICKMPLQSEEEFIEHCQMHPDLRNSLTGFRCVVCMQTVTSTLELKIHGTFHMQKLAGNSATSSPNGQALQKLYKCALCLKEFRNKQDLVKLDVNGLPYGLCAGCMTRSTNGQSSGLTPQEVNERPCGSLRCPECSVKFESAEDLESHIQVDHRDLTPETSGQRKGTQTSPVPRKKTYQCIKCQMTFENEREIQIHVANHMIEEGINHECKLCNQMFDSPAKLLCHLIEHSFEGMGGTFKCPVCFTVFVQANKLQQHIFAVHGQEDKIYDCSQCPQKFFFQTELQNHTLSQHAQ
- the ZNF423 gene encoding zinc finger protein 423 isoform X2, whose protein sequence is MSRRKQAKPRSVKGGLGGELESEVKDSRALEERNSVTSQEERNEEDEDMEDESIYTCDNCQQDFDSLADLTEHRAHNCPGGCLFQTAAELYMDIASLEAADFSKLLYDGDDDPQLSWVASSPSSKDVASPTQMIGDGCDLGIGEEEGGTGLPYPCQFCDKSFIRLSYLKRHEQIHSDKLPFKCTYCSRLFKHKRSRDRHIKLHTGDKKYHCHECEAAFSRSDHLKIHLKTHSSSKPFKCTVCKRGFSSTSSLQSHMQAHKKNKEHMAKTEKEVKKDDFMCDYCEETFSQTEDLEKHVMTRHPQLSEKADLQCIHCPEVFADENSLLSHIHQAHANKKHKCPMCPEQFSSVEEVYCHLDSHRQPDSSNHSISPDPVLGSVASMSSATPDSSASVERGSTPDSTLKPLRGQKKIRSVDREEGQNWSKVTYSCPYCSKRDFNSLAVLEIHLKTIHADKPQQSHTCQICLDSMPTLYNLNEHVRKVHKNHAYPMMQFSNISAFHCNYCPEMFADINSLQEHIRITHCGPNATPQDGNNAFFCNQCSMGFLTEATLTEHIQQTHCNVGNSKLDSPVIQPTQSFMEVYSCPYCTNSPIFGSILKLTKHIKENHKNIPLAHNKKSKAEQSPVSSDVEVSSPKRQRLSASVNSVSNGEYPCNQCDLKFSNFESFQTHLKLHLELLLRKQSCPQCKEDFDSQESLLQHLTVHYMTTSTHYVCESCDKQFSSVDDLQKHLLDMHTFVLYHCTLCQEVFDSKVSIQVHLAVKHSNEKKMYRCTACNWDFRKEVDLQIHVKHSHLGNPSKSHKCIFCGETFSTEVELQCHITTHSKKYNCKFCSKAFHAIILLEKHLREKHCVFDASAENGTANGMTPTNKKTEGADIQNMLMKNPDTSNSHEASEDDVDASEPMYGCDICGAAYTMEVLLQNHRLRDHNIRPGEDDCSRKKAEFIKGSHKCNICSRTFFSENGLREHMQTHRGPAKHYMCPICGERFPSLLTLTEHKVTHSKSLDTGTCRICKMPLQSEEEFIEHCQMHPDLRNSLTGFRCVVCMQTVTSTLELKIHGTFHMQKLAGNSATSSPNGQALQKLYKCALCLKEFRNKQDLVKLDVNGLPYGLCAGCMTRSTNGQSSGLTPQEVNERPCGSLRCPECSVKFESAEDLESHIQVDHRDLTPETSGQRKGTQTSPVPRKKTYQCIKCQMTFENEREIQIHVANHMIEEGINHECKLCNQMFDSPAKLLCHLIEHSFEGMGGTFKCPVCFTVFVQANKLQQHIFAVHGQEDKIYDCSQCPQKFFFQTELQNHTLSQHAQ